In the Ornithodoros turicata isolate Travis chromosome 5, ASM3712646v1, whole genome shotgun sequence genome, TGAGCAGCCTATTTTCGACAAGGATGGTAACTTCTTTGTAGACTATCTTCACTTTGTTGATGGGAAGGTGAAGCTAAAAGAAAGCCATCTGTACTATACACAAGTGCAAGTGTCCTTATACGTGTTGAACCTGACCCTTTGTCATTTTTTTGTGTACTCACCAGTCCAAGTTGTTAATGTTAAAGTGAAAAGGGACGATACCTTTCTTGAGACACTGATTCCAAAGATGGAATGGTTTTATTTTAAATTTTACAAGGCAGAACTCATAAGTATGTACAGGTAAAATATGTAATGCCTACTTATGTAACCCAGGAATTTTGTCTAATATACTGTGTGAGAAAGACCTGATGCTTTATTATAAGGAAAAGGCACTGTGATAATATCTAGTCACTTTCTTTTGTTCACTAGTCAGTTATTTTACCAATGTGCAATAAAGAACTTATTTTGTTAAAAGCAGTGTTGTCTTTGTTTGATTTCTATTTTACAGCAAGGCACACAATGGGTCAAGTACTGCTCGCGGCACAACTGTCTGAAATCCTCATTCGACGGTTGCCCGCCTCCTGGAGTGTTGTATCATTATGTTTGACAGTGGCCATTACAAGGATATTTGTCGGAAGAAACAATCTTGCAACACCTAGAAATTGCACATAGATAAAAATTGTTCTGACGATTTCATACAGTTATGTCGCAAGCTGCAGATGGTGATTTACACGTGGAATGTCAACAATGGAAGGCAATGCTTTACACAACACTGTTCTCTTAAGAGGCAGGCTGCCAACATGGACGAAACAAATATGTAACCCTCCAGTTCCCAGAATCAATTAATAAACCGACTCGGGAAAAGGTGCTGATGCCAGGAATCAAACCTACACCCTCCTGATTTCCTGTCAGGGGTGCTACTCTTAAACCATGACAGCTGGACTTTCTTCTGAGTTAGGGTGCCCAAGTACAGAGCAGAAGGGCAACAAATCAGGTTCTTTCCATTCTCACTCATGCACAGATTCATACACGAGGCAGGGCAATATCTTGTGTAAATGACGAGAATTAGCAGAGGCAGGCTACAGACATGGACGACACAGAATCAGTTAAATTACATTGCCTTGACTAATGCTTCTTTACCTTGGACCAACAAGATGACGCCCTGCCTCATGTCTGAATGTATGAGCGAATGAGAAAGATGTAACAGAGAATGGGAGGAATGTGATTGGTTGTCCATCCTCCTCGTACTTGAAGCCTTCTAACTCAGGAGAATGTGCTGCTGTCGTGGTGCAACAGTGGCGTCCCTAACCAGAATTCAGGAAGGCCTAGGCTtaattcctggcgtcagcacttTTCCCCTGAGTCATATATTTCTCTGTTCTCTTTCTTCACAGATTTTTAAATATGGGCTTCTGCATGTTTGCAAGAACGCAGCATAGAGTTACTATTTTGTCCACATGATTTCTGAGCTCTTGGGGCAACTTTGCATTCAAGATGTTAAATATTTTGATTCTTTGAATGCAGCGTTCTACGTGAACACGATGGGAAGCTATCTTGTAGGTACGTTCCACTTCTAATGCTGTGAATTGCTCATTCATTCGAGCAAAAGGTGGGATCTCCAGCGTAACCTGGCGTGCATCTAGGTCACACCGGATATGGGGAAATCCTTTGTCAGCCATCACAAGATCATTGGGTTCGAGCAAGTCTAGCAATCCAGAGTTTGCTGTAATGTAAGTGTCACTTGAGCGCCCTCCAAAGACACGGGAAACAAATGATATGAAGCCGCAAGGGGTCACACCAACTAGGAATTTCAATGTGAAGTTGCTCTTGTAGCTGCTCCAGCAATTAACTTGTTCACTGACTTCAGGGGGCTTTTCAATTGGCACTTCTGTACAATCTATGATTACCCTGCATGTTGGGTACTTTTCCCGAAAAGAATGGGGCATCGTCTCTTGCACTACCTCTCGTGGAAACCATATTAACCACCCTTGTGTCTTCGAATACAATGTGTCCAGAGTGGCATAGAATGTGCGGGAAGCTGTCGTGCGGTGTACACTGAAGAGGGCACCCAGCGCAGCAAATGTCAGGGCATGTTTCATCTTCATTAAGAAAAGCAGAAGGCGACTCTCACGGCTGATGTCCATTGCACGTGGAGTCTTcacctacacacacacaaaagaaaaaaggaaagaaaaaaggaatacCAGTTAGCAGAGTGTAATTATTTCTCTTTGTATAACTGGAGAAGTATCCTAACTTCTTCGGGCTCGTATATTGGGTTCAATATAAATTTTGCCTTTGCTGGTATTACAAGACCCTCGCACCTGTGTCAACAACCCCAGCAGAACTGCGAAGCAGGTAGGAGACACTCCCGTCAGGTCCTTTAGGACTTCAGCATGGTCGCTTTCAGATGTCACAGAGTCGTAGCCACGGAAGCCTCTCGGCTGAAACTGATCTGCATTTACGGTTCCAATGCCTTTTTCACATGTCTCTTTTGGGGACATCAGGAACGAGCTGCATTGTACAGATGCCTCAGAAACAGTCGCGATAAGTGCACAACTGAGGAAAATACCAGTTGTGTTGCCACAACTTTCGTCTGTTTGTGTAGCAACCTAAAAGAGACAGGGTGACATTTCACGCATGCCTTCAAGTATTTCCTTTTGTACATACCTCATGCATCTGGCCAGCATCTGCTTCACTCAGAAAAGATGACACCAACGTTTCATTGCATGGAGCCTCATCTGGTGTGTCGCTGTAGCACATGGCGTCATCAGTTCCATCTGCATTTGTCAAAATGGCATCATCAGCTCCATCTGCTTCATCTGTATTCGTCGAACGTACAGGAGTGTATGCCCGCTTTCTCCAGCTTTGTAGAAGAATCAAATTTTTGTCAAATTGGTTTAGTTCTGAATTCATGTAGCCGCTTTCACCGAAATTAAATATTCAAATGTTTGTGAAAGGAAACGAACAAAAAGTTGTGAAATCACAAATGTGGCTCACCGATTGTAGCGGTTACTTTTGTCCTGGACAATCGTGCTCACGTTGCGGTACGACGACGGAAAGATGGTCGGGGCGTAGGACGGAGAAGAAGGGTCTGTCGACGGTTTACCGCCCACAAAGTGAGTGCTGCATATCTTTGACCACATGGATGGTTGCCACTCAGTTCCATcgccactacaaagaagttctGCAATTTAAGCTCATAGCCTTTTACAGAGCGGTATGCGACATCTTGACACTCACTTGACACGACGTACGCTGCGAATCCACCGCTCTCTTTGATCTTGGAAGCACGGCCGCgtcgaaaaccgaaaaaacttGGTTCCTGGCGGGCACTTCTTGTATGTGTTGCTACAATTTACGATGCAACAGTTTGTGCGAGACATTCCGAACGTTCCGCGTTGCTCCGGCTATCGCAAATACACACTGTTGTCTGTAATGTGATCACAACGCCTACCTCCGCCTCCAGCCACGTcgtggcgccaccagtttgtcgcacattTCCTATAACAGGATCGGAAATTTCACGGGGAAAAAACTACAAGCCAACAGAGAATatacatttctgggcattcgTTGATGCTTTTTTAGATGTTTTTTAGATGATGCTTTTTTAGATTTACATGTTTAAACAAttaatatgaagaaagtaaaaaaggatgaagcacaatgtaagccttcatttttatacgactgtgatctgcagcaatgtaatccatgtgaccaattaaaaaaaaaacgtaaattgtaaaggaaaatgaaagcatgtgtgtctttcagggtgttcatcgtgtaatgcaatcacacacataacgtgatataaaatgattattaattgccaatgaaggaaacaatataaaaaagcatagaaccctgcattgggagaactgaaatgacaatggaccaagtcattgtgctgctgtttgcagtgtcataatgcgtgcgtgtctttgcattcaatttgttttacataatcatagaagcgttgatacttttccaacatttcaagcctctcaacaatagatttgcttcaaccaatatgctctttaaaagcacaagGAGCCTTTTTGATAAAATGTCAGACTGTGACccttggtactgcatcccacttaAATCGCTAAAATGATGGCAATACGAAAACTCAgagatagccctatctgtgtgttttcgtcttgtCATTTTAGCgtttttagtagggtgcatttttgatactcttttgtgattttttgcctggagtccaagtttgggtactgtggtacttgatgggaaagtactcggaaaaaagtacttgaagtacgcTACAAAGTACatgatttaaaatgtacttaaagtaaagtacaagtacacagaaatgtacttaaagtactacttgagtacttggtacttccaGTACTACCCATCACTGCCGTCAGTAATGTATAATCCTCGATCCTCTTTTTTGTCTTGGCCTCATTGTTTACCAATATGTTCTCCACACCAAGGGTGGGTCAGCTCGCCGTATGGTGAACAGGCTCGTACTCACACGGAGATATGGAGATATGAGATGCGGTTGGGACAAGATGAAGTGCCCGACAAGGAAACGATGGGTGGAAGTCTTTCTTTCCATGTGTGGGAAAATTTTGGGAGATTTTATGGAAGTAGACGAGTAATGACGAGTTGTTCCACGTGTTGAAGTTTGGAGACAAGAGGATAGGAAAGGTATCTGGTGGTCATTCGAATGATGCATCGCTGAGACACTTGGCGGCAGAGAACTATAGCTCCTGCGGAGGCCAGCTTTGTTCGTGTCAGTCTTGGTATAATCAAGAATGGTGCACTGACTTTGAGCGGTGATAGACTGGAGCTTTTTATTTTGGAAGGACGTGAGACGATGCGTGACACAGAGACTGTATGATTGAGTTTGTTTCATATAGGAGAACGGTGAAGTGAGCGAAGAGCTGTGGTAGTTCCTGATTGTTATCCTCCGCGCTCGGATGATATTAAAATACGGTTTTATCCGAATATGTATGCATTCTACATCATCGGCTCAGGTCAGATTTCGACCAAACTACGGCAACGACACTTCAACCAGGGTCAGGAGCGTGCGGCGGATGCGACGCTTGTGGCAATATCGGGAACCTCTGCGTATTTTAACtctacatatcccccctccccaatAGCGGGCTTGATACAGCTAGGTTAGATTGGTTTCGTTAGGTTAGTCTAGGTTGGTTTCGTCTATAGTGCCCGGGGGAAGGGGGAATCCGAAGGAGCACAGCACCCTCGCGCACACTCAAGACGGTGCCGCTATCGGTCCGCGCTGCCGAAGTGTCATTGCCGTAATTCATCCCAGATTTTTAAGTTGTATGCCGAGGAATTTCTGTTTACCTGTACGCCTGACGGGTTTCCCTTAATGTGATAGCTCGAACTTTGCTGGTATTACATTCATTTAGCCGTGAAAGGAAAGGATGCCGGTTTCTCCTGGGTTACATCGATCGTCCTCTGTTCCAGGATTAGCGCGATCTACGTAAGAGCGAACAGGTTAAAAATAAAGATAGGCAATCACATTATCGTTGGGGCTTGATAGAGCCCCCTCTCTTTTCTCTTGCAAACCGATCGCGACGCGTGCGTTGAATTACGAAATCTAGGACTTCTGTTAGTCACAGGACAGATGGGAGATATTTTGAGTGAACGCCTTATAACTGGGGGGAAAATGTCTGCGAGAGACGCTAGATATACGAACGCTATCATATAAGCTAGCTTGGGTTTCTTTGAGCTCTGGTGAATCACCATCATCAAGTCGCGCGACACCGTCCCTTTGTCAACTAGCCGAGGCCTGTATAGAGAAAGCAGGATTGACAGACCTGTCTTCCCAACGTCTTCAGCTCCCATGAGAACAATGTGGTAATGGTCCCTAGCCCTAGGGGACGGGTTTGCGAGGGGCCCCAGCTTGATGAAAGCCCCAAGCCGGGATCGTCCGGCCATGGGGCACTAAAGGCCCCACTTCACACTCTCAAGACGTGCATGCTGCCAGCCATCATTCCGCACGGCATGGCCCCTGCAAGAAAGGAAGTTGCAAGTTACTGCTCAGCCGCTTCAGCACAAGTTCAAGCACAATGCAATACGCACTACTTTCTCTCCGAAGTGAAATTTTCTAAGTTGTTCTATTTGGCTTTTACATATATGTAGTCCAATCTGTCTCGATTTATTGTGGTAATTCTTCGCAACACGCAGGCCTTTTCATTCACCCGTTTCCCGCTTTTAAATCTCTGGGCTGCGTCAAATAAGCACTACTGGTCATCGAACAAGTGACTCTGCCGCATTCACATAAGCGAGAGTGTCCTTCACTTCGTGTGGCAAGTTGTGCGCTATGTCGCGCACTGAGGCTTCTGATGGGAGTCCCTCAAGAATCATTTAATGATAACTCACTATCCGTAAAGTCAGATGGGACCTGCCAATGCCAACACGCGGCAAAGCGCACAGCGTGACAAGTATACAGACAAGGATATGCTAGCAACCTGTAAACAATATGCGCACCTTACGTGCATGACCAGTCAGCAGAACTGAGATCTTTTGTCGTTTTCACCGAAACGGGATTTTCAATGTCACGGGTCAAGCAATTTGATACACAGTGCATTACTCCACATTGTGTAGTGCTGCCTCATCATCAAGGTGCCCAGAAGGTCTGCCTTGTAATATCGGTAATGTGTTCGGTTCCAAGGTCCTATCTTTCTTGGATCCGTGAAGGAATGTGTCACAGATGGCGAATAGCTCCGCATAGCGACGCGCTCTCTTTGTCGACATCACGCTTTTTCTTCGGTCATATCGAGAATTCTGATGTTTTAGAGCATATTACACAAATGACTCCTTGCGATCGGGTGAGCTCCCTTTGATGTAGCGTCAGGGTGCTCTCAGCACAACGGAGCAAGCATACGATCTTTCTGGTGATACACGAGCTTGTTCCGACGACATAATGATAAACGGAAAGCAGCCAGGGACGAGGACAGGGAAGCGCACAAACGAACTAACTGCTGACTCTCATGTAACAGAAGTTTATTTGCTACACAGGTTTAAACAGGAGGAGTGAGACAGATAAAATATTCAGGATTTATAGCGTCACAGATCTTGGAAAGGTCCATTGATACATTTCCGTCTGTACTTGTCCCATTCATAACTAGTCTCATGACAAGCATGCAGGCATATCCAGGTTCCACATTCACGGTGCAGAATGCCCTTGTTTCTTTGAACGCAGTACAATATGCTGAATTTGTCTCGTGTATGCACCTAAATGCTCGTTCTCTGCGTAATAAACAACACGATCTCGACGCACTTTTATCACTTGGATTTAAGTTTTCTATTCTCATGTTTAGTGAAACTTGGTTCACTACAGAAGAGGAATGTTATAGATTACCTGGCTATTCCCATTTTCTCCTAAATCGACACGATAAACGGGGCGGTGGCCTTGAAATTCTCGTTGCGGAAAGGTTTCCAGAGATGACAGTTGTTCAggaattaacttcctcgacgtCAGATTGTGAATTGCTTACCATTAAGTGTATGCGCTTCTTATTTGTTGCTCTGTACCGCCCGCCTTCATGAAACATGCAAAGCTTTCTTGACTGCTTAGAAGGGTTATTGTCATACTGTGGTGACAATAAGATGAATGCTGCTATCTGTGATGATCTGAATGTCAACCTTCTTGCAAATACAATGAATTGTCGCAGACTTCTTAACTTGCTCCAAAGTTACGGATTTACAAACAGGATCAACTCACCAACAAGAATAACGCAAAACACCGCTACACTACTTGACCTTGTAATAACTAACTGTGACCTGTATACAGCTACTGCTGGTACAATCATAGCTGACATAAGTGATCATTTTCCCGTTTTCTTGTCAGTCAAACTAAGGGGACTTCACCGTAAGATTAATCCCACGATTTCGAGAAAAGTGATAACGGACGCAGGCTTGACTAACTTTGAGCACCACCTTGCCCAGACTGATTGGAGCAACGTATTTACGCAAGACGATCCAGACGCTGCTTTTGAAGCATTTCTTCGCAGCTATAAAGAGGCGCATGAGCTATGTTTTCCTGTTAAAACATATAAGATGCACAAGCGTGCACGTAAACCTTGGATACTTCCGATACACATACGTAAGATAAGGAAGCGTAATGCGCTTTATTCTCAGTTTCTTAAGCACCGCACTGAAGAGAACTGGAAGAAATACAAGGACTTCCGTAATGCGCTGAATCGCGAACTACGTTCTAGTAAGCTAGCTTATATTAATGCGAAGCTCAACATTGAAAACAGAGGGTCGTTGTGGAAGAATCTGAATTCTTTACTAGAAAGAAGAAGCCCTCAGAATATCGTCATTGGTCATCAATGGTCAGGAGCGCAGTGGTGCTGACCTGGCGAATGCATTTAATGACCATTTTGTTGGTGCTATAAGCCACGGTAATAACCTCAGTATGCCCGTATTTTATGATGAATCCCCAACGTCCTCTTTGTTTCTCAGCCCCGCCGACGCGGTTGAAGTTTCCTCGATTATTATATCAATGAAAAACAGTTATGCTCTAGATGCGTTTGGATTGGACATGAAGAGCACTAAACACGTTGCCAATATAATTGCCCCTATACTGTTGCATATTATTAATATTAGCATCGCACATTCTACATTCCCTGATCAGATGAAAATTGCTCGCGTCattcccgttttcaagaaaggTGATCGCGCTATACTGTCAAACTACAGACCGATATCTATTCTTCCTCACTTTCCGAAGGTCTTTGAGAAAATTATCCATAATAGGTTGCTTAGCTACCTCGATAAACACGCGATTATCTCGCAAAGACAATATGGCTTTAGACAATGAAAATCCACGGAATTAGCCCTTTTACAGCAAAAGGATCTTATACTGAGCAACTTTCAAGCCAAGAAAATCAGCCTGGGTATTTACATTGATTTTGCAAAGGCCTTTGACAGCCTGAATCACGTCCTGCTCCTGGCCAAGTTAGGTAACTACAGTATTCGTGGACaaagccttttttttcttccagtcATATTTATCTAATCGCCGCCAATACGTTTACTTAGATGAAGCTAGCATTTCAGCTACACTCCCCATTTATTCTGGAGTTCCACAAGGCAGCATTTTAGGCCCCTTACTTTTCCTCCTGTTCATCAATGATATAATTACACTACATCCTGAAATTGTGCTTTATGCTGATGATGTGTCACTTTTGGTCAGTGGGTCGTCTATCGATGGCTTGTTTCGAGATACAAATTATGTGCTTTCTGTCAAACGGACGCTTGTTGGTGGCTGTCAACATCGTCGTAGCGATGCCTCCTCAATAAATCATCATCTATAAATATAGAGGAGGCGTTAGTCGTAGTGTCGAAATTTTCCCTTTTATTTAAAGTTAGATACAATGATAAAGTGAGaatggttgattgattgattgattatttaaaagaaaaccagggagaatgGTTGTATTCTTAAATCGTCCGCCTGAATTGTGGAAAAATGCTATGCCACACTTAATTTAACCTAATTCTAGAACATAAGAAAGGTGTTGCGGCCCTAATCTAATTTGTAACAAAAATGCATCACTTTTTTTATTTTGGTGCTAATGGGACCGTTAACAAAATCGATGCTTATCATGTGGTCTGGTCTACAGGATAGTCACTGCATTAGTACCATGTGTTTGCTGCTTAGTAGAAAGCAGCTTTGCATTGTCAGTAAGAACTACACATTGAAACTGCCCATTTTCTTTAAGGGGACCAAGCAAAAATGGAGAAGTTACGGACGCAATTAGCAGGACAAGAAAGTGGTTGTGTCGACCACGTCGAACAGGGGGGTTCTGACCATGCCGAAGTTGAGCGTTCCGACCATGCCGCGGAAGATTCAGGGGACAGCTTTGCCGCAAGTCAGAAAAGGGTGAGGCTGTTGATTTGTACTACATACAGTGAAAATGTATTCATTTTGCACTGCACATACAtatttgctttttcttcttcttttactgaATGTATGCACTGTACAGCTTGCATTCATGATCATTGTTGTCTCAAGACTTAAACCCGTAAACTCATTTTGGGACACAATGCATACCCGCATCAAATTTGACCAGTGAAGTGGAGGATAGCTGACACTTTCCTTGTACAGAAGTTGTTGCTGGCACAGATATTTTCCTTCACCTGCCCAttttttcccgtccattttagtccaagtgccatagTCATATTCCAAGCACCATTCAGTTGaatccaggtgccatctgaattaatccatagCGGTTTTAAGCCACCAGgaaccagtgttgtacccgttaccgaaatatggtatcgcgataccgatactcgttacttgagtaaaaagtatcgaaataccgataacgatacttcttttttaaagtaacgaataccgctaccgttactaaaaaaagtaacgcgatactttgcccgatacttttgtttgaaacacgaagatgatgcaacatagaaatactGTATCGCTTACGtaaacagttttgcagtaaaaagacagcagacttttatcaatagctcgtTCTGGAACTCGACTTCTGCCATCCTTtcaggccgtggtctctccggcagttgGCAGAGACCAGTATGACAATTAcattagtgtcaggcccacacacccTGGAGTCCGATtaccaaggaatcctatccgaagttaacaatgccacagtatat is a window encoding:
- the LOC135395396 gene encoding uncharacterized protein LOC135395396; the encoded protein is MSRTNCCIVNCSNTYKKCPPGTKFFRFSTRPCFQDQRERWIRSVRRVNGDGTEWQPSMWSKICSTHFVGGKPSTDPSSPSYAPTIFPSSYRNVSTIVQDKSNRYNRWRKRAYTPVRSTNTDEADGADDAILTNADGTDDAMCYSDTPDEAPCNETLVSSFLSEADAGQMHEVATQTDESCGNTTGIFLSCALIATVSEASVQCSSFLMSPKETCEKGIGTVNADQFQPRGFRGYDSVTSESDHAEVLKDLTGVSPTCFAVLLGLLTQVKTPRAMDISRESRLLLFLMKMKHALTFAALGALFSVHRTTASRTFYATLDTLYSKTQGWLIWFPREVVQETMPHSFREKYPTCRVIIDCTEVPIEKPPEVSEQVNCWSSYKSNFTLKFLVGVTPCGFISFVSRVFGGRSSDTYITANSGLLDLLEPNDLVMADKGFPHIRCDLDARQVTLEIPPFARMNEQFTALEVERTYKIASHRVHVERCIQRIKIFNILNAKLPQELRNHVDKIVTLCCVLANMQKPIFKNL